The bacterium genome contains a region encoding:
- the hisG gene encoding ATP phosphoribosyltransferase — MKGMNMKKLILGLPKGSLQDSTFAMFQKAGFKVSVGSRSYLPNVDDPEIEGRLIRAQEISRYVELGVLDAGITGYDWIQENGSDVHEVADLIYAKQGMRPVRWVLAVHNDSTVKSVKDLQGKRIATEAVGLTKRYLAQHGVEAEVEFSWGATEVKVPELVDAIVELTETGSSLRANNLRIVDVVLQSTTKFIVNKTAWKDEFKRAKVEQIAMLLQGALAAESRVLLKMNAPVDKVDAVSKILPALHAPTINHLSTNGWVAIESVVEEKIVREIIPELKRVGAEGIIELPLNKVIR; from the coding sequence ATGAAAGGCATGAATATGAAAAAATTGATATTAGGTTTACCTAAAGGCAGTCTTCAGGACTCCACGTTTGCCATGTTTCAGAAGGCCGGCTTCAAGGTGTCAGTGGGATCCCGTTCCTATCTGCCCAACGTCGATGATCCTGAAATTGAAGGGCGCCTGATCCGGGCCCAGGAAATCAGCCGTTATGTTGAGCTGGGGGTTCTGGATGCCGGGATCACCGGATATGACTGGATTCAGGAAAATGGTTCGGATGTTCATGAGGTGGCTGACCTGATTTATGCCAAGCAGGGGATGCGCCCCGTGCGTTGGGTGTTGGCGGTTCATAATGACTCTACCGTCAAGTCCGTCAAAGATTTGCAGGGGAAGCGGATTGCGACCGAAGCCGTCGGGCTCACGAAGCGGTATCTTGCCCAGCATGGGGTGGAGGCCGAGGTCGAGTTTTCCTGGGGGGCCACGGAAGTAAAGGTTCCGGAATTGGTGGACGCCATAGTCGAGTTGACTGAAACCGGATCCTCCTTGCGCGCTAATAACCTGCGTATTGTGGATGTGGTATTGCAGTCTACGACGAAGTTCATTGTCAACAAAACCGCATGGAAAGATGAATTCAAGCGGGCGAAAGTGGAACAGATTGCCATGCTGTTGCAAGGGGCGTTGGCCGCCGAGTCGCGGGTGCTGCTAAAGATGAACGCCCCTGTGGATAAAGTGGACGCTGTGTCCAAGATCCTGCCGGCCTTGCACGCCCCGACGATCAATCATTTGAGCACGAATGGCTGGGTGGCCATTGAGTCAGTAGTCGAGGAGAAGATTGTCCGGGAGATTATTCCGGAATTGAAACGAGTCGGCGCTGAAGGCATAATCGAGTTGCCTTTGAACAAAGTAATCCGATAA
- a CDS encoding 3-phosphoglycerate dehydrogenase family protein, with amino-acid sequence MKKVLIPTKLDKVAQELLKANGHYEVFQDDSGDISALCAQHPDAYALIVRSEAVTAQLMEVLPKLKVVIRAGAGYNTIDIKYARKKGVDVMNTPGANSNGVAEEVIALMLADARHLIKADASCRAGDWEKKAFMGREVAGKTVGIVGLGNIGRLVVTRLSGFGCKFLGYDPLISPERAAQMDVELVDLETLFSKSDYVSLHIPETPETKKLISTKLLGLMKKGATIINCARAGVIDEEALRKLKAEKGLRFLNDVYPKDEAGPKSVADIADIMVPHLGASTKEANLMAAKRAAEQLIELDEKGMTSYIVNRDIPEGLDQAYCDLANTIARVAGLALGKETNLKQIETSCYGALKPFRGWLIVPVVSALWKEIDCSMDSKAAEKFLEGRGVTYQSRDTDDRKGFASSMTIDLTGSLDVSTLRQVSVRGTVAEGTVMISRINQFEKLYFEPKGHVVCFQYKDRPGVVGHIGAALAEAKLNIEDVRHSHHPQTDQSLAIFRLNAPASKELVKKLATDLGAGMAFGATL; translated from the coding sequence ATGAAGAAAGTACTGATTCCAACCAAACTTGATAAAGTGGCCCAGGAGTTGTTGAAGGCAAACGGGCATTACGAGGTTTTCCAAGATGACAGCGGTGATATTTCGGCCTTATGCGCGCAGCATCCGGATGCCTATGCCCTGATTGTCCGCAGCGAGGCCGTGACGGCTCAGCTGATGGAGGTGCTGCCCAAGCTCAAGGTCGTGATTCGGGCTGGCGCCGGGTATAACACCATTGATATCAAATATGCCCGCAAGAAAGGCGTGGATGTCATGAACACGCCGGGGGCCAATTCCAATGGGGTTGCCGAGGAAGTCATTGCGCTCATGCTGGCGGATGCCCGCCATCTGATCAAAGCCGATGCCTCTTGCCGGGCGGGTGACTGGGAGAAAAAGGCTTTCATGGGACGTGAGGTGGCTGGCAAGACGGTGGGCATTGTCGGCTTGGGCAATATCGGGCGCCTGGTAGTGACGCGACTGTCGGGCTTCGGTTGCAAATTCCTCGGGTATGATCCCTTGATCTCTCCGGAACGTGCCGCGCAGATGGATGTGGAACTGGTCGACCTGGAAACCCTCTTCTCCAAGTCGGATTATGTGTCGCTTCATATTCCCGAGACGCCTGAAACGAAGAAACTGATCAGCACCAAACTTCTGGGATTGATGAAGAAAGGGGCGACCATCATCAATTGCGCCCGCGCGGGGGTGATTGATGAAGAGGCGCTTCGCAAGCTCAAGGCGGAAAAAGGACTGCGTTTCCTGAACGATGTCTATCCCAAGGATGAGGCGGGTCCGAAATCGGTGGCTGATATTGCCGATATTATGGTCCCCCATCTCGGCGCAAGCACGAAAGAAGCTAACTTGATGGCGGCCAAACGGGCGGCCGAACAGCTGATTGAGCTGGATGAGAAGGGCATGACCTCGTATATCGTCAATCGCGATATCCCCGAGGGTCTGGATCAGGCGTACTGTGACCTTGCCAATACGATTGCCCGGGTGGCCGGTCTGGCTTTGGGCAAGGAAACGAACCTGAAGCAGATTGAGACCAGCTGTTACGGTGCGCTGAAACCGTTTAGGGGCTGGTTGATTGTTCCCGTGGTATCCGCACTTTGGAAAGAAATCGACTGTTCGATGGACTCCAAGGCGGCTGAGAAATTCCTGGAAGGCCGCGGGGTGACCTATCAGAGCCGGGATACCGATGATCGCAAGGGGTTTGCCAGTTCCATGACCATAGATTTGACGGGGTCACTAGACGTGTCCACGCTGCGTCAGGTGAGTGTGCGGGGAACCGTGGCTGAGGGGACCGTGATGATCTCCCGTATCAACCAGTTCGAGAAGCTCTACTTCGAACCCAAGGGGCATGTGGTCTGCTTCCAGTACAAGGACCGTCCGGGTGTGGTTGGCCACATTGGCGCGGCGCTGGCGGAGGCGAAGCTGAATATTGAGGACGTGCGGCATTCGCATCACCCCCAGACGGATCAATCCCTGGCGATCTTCCGGCTTAATGCGCCAGCCAGCAAGGAGCTGGTTAAGAAGCTGGCGACGGATCTGGGCGCAGGCATGGCCTTCGGGGCAACGCTGTAG
- the lon gene encoding endopeptidase La gives MAETKPDETVEVMGQEPGHRPDTKTIMPTRFVFPNTLPVMPLMTRPLFPKMMVPLSIDDAALKEMLTATAESSSKFIGLVLARNGEEEAERHIPRRASELYEVGVIAEILQISQPSSDSPLQLMVGVLDRFRIKNVISEDPYIVVSPDYVVETEMSDNDELRVYSLSIITAIKELLQLNPLFKEELNLFLNRSNIKEPGRLADFAAAMTTATGKDLQDVLEAFGIRVRIEKVLLLLKKEIDISRLQVKINKQIEEKVNKQQRDFFLREQLKAIKKELGLVKEGKETELDEFKERLSKLTLTDEAKERIDEEMNKLGIMEPHSPEFTVSRNYVDWLTSLPWGVFSKDSYDIKKAGSILNTDHYGLEDVKDRVLEFLSVGILKGNISGSIICFVGPPGVGKTSIGQSIARSIGRQFYRFSVGGMRDEAEIKGHRRTYIGAMPGKFLQAIKVCKTQNPVIMLDEVDKIGASYHGDPASALLEVLDPEQNKDFLDHYLDVRFDLSNVLFICTANQLDTIPAPLLDRMEVIKLAGYILEEKLQIARKFLIPKQLKAHGLQAKQLVIDDPALKEMIDGYAREPGVRGLENHIKKLCRKAAKQIVEKKVQRVEVNLKGVVTLLGKRLFSEADPYKKPRVGVVMGLAWTAMGGSTLYIEATQVESKTPGLKQTGQLGSVMVESSEIAYTYVRSFLTGNAKAKAFFEKNFIHLHVPAGATPKDGPSAGITMATALYSLAIQKPIRAHYAMTGELTLTGFVLPIGGLKEKTIAAKRAGVNDLIFPKENQKDFEELPAHIRKGLKPHFVATFKDVVNLCFKAKPLVKKTGAKRRK, from the coding sequence ATGGCGGAAACCAAACCTGATGAGACGGTTGAGGTAATGGGACAGGAACCCGGGCATCGACCGGACACGAAGACGATCATGCCGACCCGGTTTGTATTCCCGAATACCCTGCCGGTCATGCCGTTGATGACTCGCCCGCTATTTCCAAAAATGATGGTGCCGCTCAGCATTGATGATGCGGCCCTCAAGGAAATGCTGACGGCGACGGCGGAGTCATCCTCCAAGTTCATTGGCCTCGTTCTGGCCAGGAACGGCGAGGAGGAAGCGGAACGCCATATTCCCCGGCGTGCCTCTGAACTTTATGAAGTGGGCGTCATTGCCGAAATCCTGCAGATCAGTCAGCCTTCTTCCGATTCACCCCTGCAGCTGATGGTGGGCGTTCTGGACCGGTTCAGGATCAAGAATGTGATTTCCGAGGACCCGTATATCGTGGTCAGTCCCGATTATGTCGTCGAAACGGAAATGTCGGACAACGATGAACTTCGTGTTTATTCATTGTCCATAATCACGGCGATCAAGGAACTGCTGCAGTTAAATCCGCTCTTCAAGGAGGAGCTCAATCTCTTCTTGAACCGTTCCAATATCAAGGAACCGGGCCGGCTGGCTGATTTTGCCGCCGCGATGACGACGGCCACGGGGAAAGACCTTCAGGACGTATTGGAGGCGTTCGGGATCCGTGTCCGGATCGAGAAGGTCCTGTTGCTGCTTAAGAAGGAAATTGATATCTCCCGCCTGCAGGTGAAAATCAACAAGCAGATTGAGGAGAAAGTCAACAAGCAGCAGCGTGATTTCTTTTTGCGGGAACAGCTCAAGGCGATCAAGAAAGAGCTGGGTCTGGTCAAGGAAGGCAAGGAAACCGAGCTGGATGAATTCAAGGAACGCCTGAGCAAGTTGACCCTGACGGATGAGGCCAAGGAGCGGATTGACGAGGAAATGAATAAACTCGGGATCATGGAGCCCCACTCGCCGGAATTTACCGTTAGCCGTAACTATGTGGATTGGCTGACCTCATTGCCCTGGGGTGTATTCAGCAAGGATAGTTACGACATCAAGAAAGCGGGTTCCATCCTGAATACCGATCACTATGGCCTGGAAGACGTCAAGGATCGCGTTCTGGAGTTCCTCTCGGTCGGGATTCTCAAGGGGAATATTTCCGGTTCCATTATCTGTTTTGTCGGGCCGCCCGGGGTGGGAAAGACCTCCATCGGGCAATCCATTGCCCGTAGTATCGGACGCCAATTCTACCGGTTTTCGGTCGGCGGCATGCGCGACGAAGCCGAAATCAAGGGCCACCGCCGCACTTACATTGGGGCGATGCCGGGAAAATTCCTGCAGGCGATCAAGGTCTGCAAAACCCAGAATCCCGTGATCATGCTGGATGAGGTGGATAAGATCGGGGCCAGCTATCACGGGGACCCGGCTTCGGCGTTGCTGGAGGTGTTGGATCCGGAACAGAACAAGGACTTCCTCGATCATTATCTGGATGTGCGTTTCGATTTGTCCAATGTGCTTTTCATCTGCACGGCCAACCAGCTCGACACTATCCCTGCGCCGTTGCTGGACCGCATGGAGGTGATCAAGCTGGCCGGATATATCCTGGAGGAGAAACTCCAGATTGCCCGCAAATTCCTGATTCCCAAGCAGCTGAAAGCGCACGGATTGCAAGCGAAGCAACTGGTGATTGATGACCCGGCCCTGAAGGAGATGATTGACGGGTATGCCCGTGAGCCGGGCGTACGCGGCCTGGAAAACCATATCAAGAAGCTGTGTCGCAAGGCGGCCAAACAGATCGTTGAGAAAAAGGTGCAGCGCGTTGAGGTGAATCTCAAGGGGGTGGTTACGCTTCTGGGCAAGCGGCTGTTCTCCGAGGCCGATCCCTACAAGAAGCCGAGGGTAGGGGTGGTGATGGGACTGGCCTGGACGGCGATGGGCGGGTCGACTTTATATATCGAGGCGACGCAGGTGGAATCCAAGACCCCGGGACTCAAACAGACGGGGCAGCTGGGCAGTGTGATGGTGGAATCTTCTGAAATCGCCTACACCTATGTCCGGTCATTTCTGACGGGCAATGCGAAGGCCAAAGCGTTCTTTGAGAAGAATTTCATTCATCTCCATGTGCCGGCAGGGGCCACGCCCAAGGATGGTCCCTCGGCAGGCATCACCATGGCGACCGCGTTGTATTCCCTGGCCATCCAGAAGCCGATCCGGGCGCATTATGCCATGACGGGCGAATTGACATTGACCGGCTTTGTCCTGCCCATCGGGGGATTGAAGGAAAAGACCATTGCGGCCAAACGGGCGGGAGTGAATGATTTGATTTTCCCCAAGGAGAATCAAAAAGACTTCGAGGAATTACCCGCACATATCCGCAAGGGCTTGAAGCCGCATTTCGTGGCGACGTTCAAAGACGTGGTGAACCTGTGCTTCAAAGCGAAACCCCTCGTCAAAAAAACGGGTGCAAAGCGGCGGAAGTAA
- a CDS encoding ASKHA domain-containing protein, with amino-acid sequence MIQKEVKVIFEPSGRTVYALPGTILLEVAARAGFIIHTPCGGAGKCGKCIIRIRHGKCPPTPSEAAVLGEIRTTEGFRLACLARVTGPLTIEIPASSLFQSDQQILTTDVGGHMTVTPRVIKTYIQLPPPGQHDGGSDLERLREVIGNGPVSLSALQQLPDVLRSSGYRVTTVQVDGELIAIEPGDTTPDCFGVAFDIGSTTLVGTLVNLTTGEDVAVEACVNPQTSFGDDVVARIQKCRSEPAGLAQLHSAVLEGVNKLIDDLALKTRISPDRIYEVVFAGNTTMQQILCGINPSALGEMPFMPAFREALEGEATPLQLHIHPRAKFYVFPQIGGFVGGDTTAGILATRLDQATGPTLLVDIGTNGEIVLAHQGNLLATSVAAGPAFEGARITHGMRATHGAIEKVILDGDVRLNVIGNTKPSGICGSGLIDVAAELLRLGILEFTGRILTPAEAPPMLSPALRARLVEENGETHFLLVSADDSATGSPLLLYQRDIRELQLANAAIRAGINILLKNAGLEPDQLDAILLAGGFGNFIRRNHARRIGMLPPIPCSKIRFVGNTASFGAKRALLSTCEKRTAASFLDKVRHVDLSLDPDFMNEFSNAMLMPEEDSEQ; translated from the coding sequence ATGATTCAAAAAGAAGTCAAAGTCATTTTCGAACCGTCAGGACGGACAGTATATGCCCTGCCGGGCACCATTCTCCTGGAAGTAGCCGCCCGCGCCGGCTTTATTATCCACACGCCCTGCGGGGGAGCGGGGAAATGCGGGAAATGTATCATCCGCATCCGCCACGGCAAATGCCCTCCTACTCCCTCGGAGGCCGCCGTACTCGGTGAGATCCGCACCACCGAGGGATTCCGGCTCGCCTGTCTGGCCCGGGTCACCGGGCCGCTCACAATTGAAATCCCGGCCTCCTCTCTGTTTCAGTCGGACCAGCAAATCCTGACCACCGATGTCGGCGGCCACATGACGGTCACCCCGCGCGTCATCAAGACGTATATTCAACTCCCCCCCCCGGGGCAGCATGATGGAGGGTCTGACCTGGAGCGTTTGAGGGAGGTCATCGGCAACGGCCCGGTCTCCCTCTCCGCTCTGCAACAGCTGCCTGATGTGCTCCGCTCTTCGGGGTACCGAGTGACCACCGTGCAGGTGGACGGAGAGTTAATTGCGATTGAACCGGGCGATACCACCCCTGACTGTTTCGGGGTGGCGTTCGACATCGGCAGCACTACACTGGTCGGCACCCTGGTGAATTTGACCACCGGCGAAGATGTCGCCGTAGAGGCCTGCGTGAATCCGCAAACCTCATTCGGGGATGATGTGGTCGCGCGCATCCAGAAATGCCGAAGTGAGCCCGCTGGACTTGCCCAGCTTCACTCCGCCGTCCTGGAGGGGGTCAATAAACTCATTGATGACCTGGCCCTGAAAACCCGGATTTCCCCCGATCGTATTTACGAGGTGGTGTTCGCCGGTAACACGACCATGCAGCAAATCCTCTGCGGCATCAACCCGTCCGCCTTGGGAGAAATGCCCTTTATGCCGGCCTTCCGCGAGGCTTTGGAAGGCGAGGCCACCCCTCTCCAGCTGCACATTCATCCCCGCGCCAAATTCTATGTTTTTCCTCAAATCGGCGGATTCGTGGGAGGCGACACTACGGCAGGCATTCTAGCCACCCGCCTTGACCAGGCCACCGGCCCGACCCTCCTGGTGGACATTGGAACGAATGGCGAAATTGTACTGGCCCATCAGGGAAATCTGCTGGCCACCTCGGTCGCCGCAGGCCCCGCCTTTGAAGGCGCCCGTATCACCCACGGGATGCGTGCGACCCACGGCGCCATCGAAAAAGTTATCCTGGATGGGGATGTCCGCCTGAACGTCATCGGGAATACAAAGCCTTCGGGCATTTGCGGGAGCGGCCTGATTGACGTCGCGGCAGAACTACTGCGTCTGGGAATCCTTGAGTTTACCGGACGGATTCTGACTCCTGCCGAGGCTCCGCCCATGCTGTCCCCCGCCCTTCGCGCAAGGCTTGTTGAAGAGAACGGCGAAACCCATTTCCTCCTGGTCTCAGCCGATGACTCGGCTACCGGCTCACCCTTGTTGCTCTATCAGCGGGATATCCGGGAGCTTCAGTTAGCGAACGCTGCCATTCGCGCAGGCATCAATATCCTCCTGAAAAACGCGGGGCTTGAGCCGGACCAGCTGGACGCCATCCTCCTCGCCGGAGGGTTTGGTAATTTCATCAGGCGCAATCATGCCAGACGGATCGGAATGCTTCCCCCCATTCCCTGCAGTAAAATCAGGTTTGTGGGGAATACCGCCTCGTTTGGCGCCAAGCGCGCACTCCTGTCGACCTGCGAAAAACGCACCGCCGCTTCATTCCTCGACAAAGTCCGTCATGTGGATCTCTCCCTTGATCCCGACTTCATGAACGAATTCAGCAATGCCATGCTGATGCCCGAGGAAGATAGTGAACAGTGA
- a CDS encoding aldo/keto reductase, whose product MSYTPAGERYAGMIYNRCGRSGVKLPAISLGLWQNFGEEQSYQNGRALLAAAFDLGITHFDLANNYGPPPGAAERLFGTLLARDFRPWRDEMIISTKAGYNMWPGPYGEWGSRKSLLASLDQSLGRMGLEYVDIFYHHRPDPETPLEETMGALDTAVRQGKALYAGISNYPADQARQATRILRALGTPCLIHQPRYNLFDRAIEKELLAVAAEEGFGVIPFSPLAQGLLSGKYRTGIPADSRAGRGSPFLPKDRVSHDLMAKVEKLERLAKARGQTLAQMALAWVLRDPRVTSALIGASRPDQLRENVAALEQRTFTPEELTAIEAAVS is encoded by the coding sequence ATGAGTTACACCCCCGCTGGTGAGCGGTATGCCGGGATGATCTACAACCGCTGCGGGCGTAGCGGGGTGAAACTCCCTGCGATTTCGTTGGGCTTGTGGCAAAACTTCGGTGAAGAACAGTCTTATCAAAATGGGCGCGCCCTGCTTGCGGCCGCGTTTGATCTGGGGATCACGCACTTCGATCTGGCCAACAATTACGGTCCGCCTCCCGGTGCCGCGGAGCGGCTGTTCGGCACCCTGCTGGCCCGCGATTTCCGGCCCTGGCGCGATGAAATGATCATCTCGACCAAGGCTGGCTACAACATGTGGCCGGGACCATATGGCGAATGGGGTTCCCGCAAAAGTCTGCTAGCGAGTCTGGATCAGAGCCTCGGGCGCATGGGGCTCGAGTATGTGGATATCTTTTATCATCACCGGCCCGACCCGGAGACGCCCCTCGAGGAAACCATGGGGGCGCTGGACACGGCCGTTCGCCAGGGTAAGGCCCTGTATGCCGGTATTTCAAATTATCCTGCGGATCAGGCGCGTCAGGCCACCCGGATCCTGCGTGCCCTCGGGACCCCCTGCCTGATTCATCAGCCCCGTTATAATTTATTCGACCGTGCGATCGAAAAAGAACTGCTTGCGGTTGCAGCGGAGGAAGGATTCGGGGTCATTCCGTTTTCACCCCTGGCGCAGGGATTGCTCAGCGGGAAATACCGGACTGGTATCCCCGCCGATTCGCGTGCCGGCCGGGGCAGCCCGTTTCTGCCGAAAGACCGGGTGTCCCATGACCTGATGGCCAAAGTGGAAAAACTGGAGCGCCTGGCGAAAGCCCGCGGGCAGACGCTGGCCCAGATGGCCTTGGCCTGGGTGCTGCGTGACCCGCGGGTCACATCTGCCCTGATCGGGGCCAGCCGTCCTGACCAGCTCAGGGAAAATGTGGCGGCTCTTGAGCAGCGCACCTTCACTCCCGAAGAGCTTACCGCTATTGAGGCCGCCGTTTCGTAG
- a CDS encoding glycosyltransferase: MAAIHQLVAGFSRGDAISNEALVMRDLFRDWGFDSKIYCEQRRILPELRAEASDLNELRQGSQPGDVVLLHLSIGSQANDLFRDLPVKKAILYHNITPPDYYQLVQPSTAADLARGRKQAAGLAGVATVNLADSAFNASELTAWGYPPAAVFPLMLDFGKLGGTPDRSVVRQFGDGKVNILFVGRCAPNKKIEDVMSAFAYFQKGVEPHSRLILAGSFAGTERYHRLLVTMARDLKLENVVFTGSIPQAQLNACYRSAQVFLCMSEHEGFCIPLVESLVHRVPVLAYAACAVPETLGGAGVLVHEKQFEAIAEMMGRLSREPALRAALLAGQDKRVLQLKTRDLARELRVHLAPLLGR; the protein is encoded by the coding sequence ATGGCCGCGATACATCAATTAGTAGCGGGATTCAGCCGGGGCGATGCCATCAGTAATGAAGCGCTGGTGATGCGCGACTTGTTCCGGGACTGGGGCTTTGACTCCAAAATTTATTGTGAGCAGCGCCGGATTCTCCCTGAATTACGGGCTGAGGCCTCCGATCTTAATGAGTTACGACAGGGGAGCCAGCCAGGGGATGTGGTATTGCTGCATCTTTCCATCGGGTCTCAGGCCAATGACCTTTTCCGTGACTTGCCTGTTAAAAAAGCGATCCTTTATCACAATATTACGCCGCCTGACTATTATCAGCTGGTTCAACCGTCCACGGCCGCCGATCTGGCACGGGGCCGGAAGCAGGCGGCCGGACTGGCCGGGGTGGCGACCGTCAATTTAGCGGACAGCGCCTTTAATGCCAGCGAACTCACCGCCTGGGGGTATCCCCCTGCGGCGGTCTTCCCCCTGATGCTGGATTTCGGGAAGTTGGGCGGCACGCCGGATCGGTCGGTCGTGCGCCAGTTCGGCGATGGCAAAGTGAATATCTTGTTTGTCGGCCGCTGTGCTCCGAATAAGAAAATTGAGGATGTGATGTCGGCGTTTGCCTATTTCCAGAAGGGAGTGGAACCCCATTCACGCCTGATCCTGGCCGGCTCATTTGCGGGGACCGAGCGCTATCATCGTCTGCTGGTGACGATGGCCCGGGATCTTAAACTGGAGAATGTTGTGTTTACCGGCTCGATTCCCCAGGCCCAGCTGAATGCCTGCTACCGGAGTGCGCAGGTCTTCCTCTGCATGAGTGAGCATGAGGGGTTCTGCATCCCCCTCGTTGAGAGTCTGGTCCACCGGGTTCCGGTGCTGGCCTATGCGGCCTGTGCGGTGCCCGAAACCCTCGGCGGGGCAGGCGTATTGGTCCATGAGAAGCAGTTCGAGGCGATTGCCGAAATGATGGGCCGGCTCTCCCGTGAACCGGCGTTGCGCGCCGCCCTGTTGGCGGGGCAGGATAAACGGGTGCTCCAGCTCAAGACGCGTGATCTTGCCCGGGAACTCCGTGTTCATCTTGCCCCGTTGCTGGGGCGTTGA
- the purN gene encoding phosphoribosylglycinamide formyltransferase has translation MKANTALKIAILGSGKGSNAQAIFDAIAEGRLQARVVCVLSDVENAFILERARQQGLAAEYVSAAPYRTKLDGEGESRYLEALRRYGADVVVLAGFMRIIKGGLLSAFPNRIINLHPALLPAFPGMESWTQALAYGAKVAGCTVHFVDAGTDTGPIILQKVVPILDEDIPETLHARIQEQEHLALPEALGLLSEGRLQVDGRRVRLRPSAPLIR, from the coding sequence ATGAAAGCAAACACCGCCTTGAAGATTGCGATTTTAGGTTCCGGCAAAGGGAGTAATGCCCAGGCAATTTTTGATGCCATTGCGGAGGGACGTTTACAAGCCCGGGTGGTTTGCGTTCTGTCTGATGTTGAAAATGCCTTTATTCTGGAGCGGGCGCGCCAGCAAGGCCTCGCGGCTGAATATGTCAGTGCCGCGCCCTACAGGACGAAACTGGACGGCGAGGGAGAGTCCAGATATCTGGAAGCCCTGCGCCGCTATGGCGCTGACGTAGTCGTTCTGGCGGGGTTCATGCGAATCATCAAGGGGGGGCTGTTATCCGCTTTCCCGAACCGGATCATCAATCTTCATCCGGCGTTGTTGCCGGCATTCCCTGGCATGGAATCCTGGACGCAGGCCCTTGCATATGGAGCCAAGGTGGCCGGATGTACGGTTCACTTCGTGGATGCCGGTACCGATACCGGGCCAATCATTTTACAGAAAGTGGTGCCGATCCTGGATGAGGACATTCCTGAAACGTTGCATGCCCGCATCCAGGAGCAGGAGCATCTTGCCTTGCCTGAGGCGCTCGGGTTGTTGTCGGAGGGCCGTCTTCAGGTCGATGGGCGGCGGGTCCGTTTGAGACCATCGGCCCCGCTCATAAGATAA
- a CDS encoding tetratricopeptide repeat protein has translation MRAVTQWLALAPLFVIAGCSTFQQTPRLASSGSALSLSAADANLGEALAHYSQGLIAEASLGAGQSAFFHFKQAAALDPAHIPLNLKVVADYIGRKDYTGAVSVLNSLERAHPDVVEIRLLSGSVYQAQGNPKEAVRQFQAAIRLAPERPDGYIRLGTLRAMAGDSRKAMGVVLDGLRQVKDPQPLIEFCEAVGYLFVSGQDVPGAIPFFEQVLAYKSGHDAVREALARCYVAVGQERKALAEFGVLLKAHPEDLRLRVVMALLSMQADQYGEAVKQFDDVARRVEGNASLATQLQPLFYFWYGNTCERVGRWEDGERYLLRYLAANPESSEALNYLAYMWAERGVNLDKAGSYIKKALVQEPDNGAYLDTLGWIQYKQGDYRTAEKTLIQALKKLGDDPAIVEHLRAARKASKKR, from the coding sequence ATGCGAGCAGTTACACAATGGCTCGCGCTGGCTCCACTCTTTGTAATTGCCGGTTGCAGTACGTTCCAACAGACGCCTCGTTTGGCCAGTTCCGGTTCAGCCCTTTCTTTATCAGCGGCTGATGCGAACCTGGGCGAGGCGTTGGCTCATTATAGCCAGGGCCTGATCGCAGAGGCCTCGTTAGGAGCTGGGCAATCGGCTTTTTTTCATTTTAAGCAGGCGGCCGCGCTTGATCCCGCTCACATCCCCCTTAACCTCAAGGTGGTGGCCGATTACATCGGGAGGAAGGATTACACGGGGGCGGTTTCGGTCCTGAACTCGCTTGAACGCGCTCATCCAGATGTGGTCGAAATTCGGTTGCTGTCAGGGTCTGTCTATCAGGCCCAGGGCAATCCGAAGGAGGCGGTCCGGCAGTTTCAAGCGGCCATCCGCCTGGCGCCTGAACGTCCTGACGGGTACATCCGGCTAGGCACTCTTCGGGCCATGGCGGGCGACTCCCGCAAGGCGATGGGGGTTGTCCTGGATGGCTTGCGCCAGGTGAAGGATCCGCAACCCCTGATCGAATTCTGTGAGGCGGTTGGGTATCTTTTCGTTTCGGGGCAGGATGTCCCCGGGGCCATTCCGTTCTTTGAGCAGGTCCTGGCTTACAAATCCGGCCATGATGCGGTGCGTGAGGCTCTGGCCCGATGTTATGTGGCGGTGGGGCAGGAGCGCAAAGCCCTGGCGGAGTTCGGGGTGCTCCTGAAAGCCCATCCTGAAGATCTGCGACTCCGGGTGGTGATGGCGTTACTCTCCATGCAAGCGGATCAATATGGCGAGGCCGTAAAGCAATTTGATGACGTGGCCCGCCGAGTTGAGGGAAATGCCTCCCTCGCGACTCAGTTGCAACCGCTCTTTTACTTCTGGTATGGCAATACCTGCGAGCGGGTCGGGCGATGGGAGGACGGGGAACGGTATCTGCTCCGCTATCTCGCCGCCAATCCAGAGTCTTCTGAGGCCTTGAACTACCTGGCCTATATGTGGGCCGAGCGGGGCGTCAACCTTGACAAGGCGGGAAGCTACATTAAGAAGGCCCTGGTGCAGGAGCCTGACAATGGGGCCTATCTGGATACGCTGGGATGGATCCAGTATAAACAAGGTGATTATCGCACGGCCGAAAAGACCCTGATCCAGGCGTTAAAGAAACTAGGCGATGATCCGGCGATTGTGGAGCATCTTCGTGCTGCACGAAAAGCCTCAAAGAAACGGTGA
- a CDS encoding AURKAIP1/COX24 domain-containing protein: protein MGSIKKKRRSKMSKHKYKKRMKALRHKNK from the coding sequence GTGGGTTCTATCAAGAAAAAACGCCGGTCTAAAATGTCGAAGCACAAATACAAGAAACGCATGAAGGCCCTGCGGCATAAGAACAAGTAA